CAGGACGAGCTGCGGCCCCAGGAACTTGGTGTATCCGGCGATCAGCAGGGCGACCACGAACACGGTCATTTGCAGGACGTAGTGGACGAACGCGAAGCCGACCGAGGACAGCGGGAGCACCGGAAGCGAGAACCGGACCTTCTTGACCAGGTTGGCGTTCCCGCTCACCGAACCCACGGCGGTCATCACGGCACCGTTGAAGAAGTTCCAGGCCAGCAGTCCGGACATCAGGTAGACGACGAAGTCGGTGATCCCGCTACCGAGCGCGATGACGAAGACGAAGTAGTACACCCCCATGATCACAAGCGGATTCAGCATCGACCAGGCGAAGCCGAGGGTCGAGTCCTTGTACTTGATCTTCAAGTCCTTGCGGACCAGGCCGACAAGCAGCTCCCAGCGCAGCCGGCTCTGTGCCGACGCGCGAAGCTGCGCGGTGGTCGAGGCCACGTCGACTGCCTTCCACACTGGTCTGAGGGGTTGATCCAAGTCTACTGGCGCGCCCGCCCTTCCCCGTCCCGCGCCGGGTCCTATCCTCCGGGGGTGACCGCTGTTTCCGGGACCGGGACCGGGACCGCGCCGGCACCGAGGCCCGAGCCGGCCCGCCCGCCGGCGGGAGACCGGGCAGCCGGCACCGAACTCGAGCTGACCCTCGCCGAGGTGGTCGTCGTCGGCTTGACCATTGCGGTGGCCGTGTTCGCCTGGATGTCGCTGCTGCTGCTCGACAACCACGTGGGGCGGCTCGGCTGGGTGTCGCTCACGACGGTCGGCGCGCTCGGCCTGCTCTTCGCCATCGCCGCGCTGGGCGGGCGCCGGCCGCGGATCCGGCTGGACGCCGGTGGCCTCGTCGTCGTCGCCTTCGTCGGGCTGGTCGCCGGCGTGTTCTTCTTCCCGGGATTCGACTACGGGGCCACCGACAAGGATCCCGGCGCCTACGTGGCGATCGGCGCGGCCTTCGCCCACCACGCCTCGTACTCGTTCCCCGACACGTTGGCTCGGCACGTGCCGGGACTCGTCGTGCAGACGATCGGTACCCGCTTCCCAGCGATCTTCATCCAACCGCACAACCTCGTGGTGCCGCAGTTCTACCACCTGTGGCCGGCGCTGCTCGCGATGGCGAACGACGTCCACGGGCTGGGCCTCGAGGTGCAGGTGGCGCCGTTCATCGGCGTCCTCGCCGCGTGCACCTTCGTCCTGCTGCTCCGTCGGGCCGTGCCCGGGCGGGCTTCGCTGCCGACCGCGGCGGTCGGCGGGCTGCTGCTAGCCACCAACATGCTCGAGGTCTGGCAGGCGAAGTACCCGACCACCGAGATCCTCGCCCAACTGATTTTCTTGTCCCTGCTGCTCTGCCTGGTCGTGTCGGTGCGCACCGGGTGGCGACCGGCGGCCGGGCTGGCCGGGATGCTGCTGGGCATCGGGTGGCTCGAACGCGCCGACATGCTGCTCCCGGTGGCCGTCGCGGTCGGCGTGGGGGCCGCGCTGGTGGCGCTGCGTCGGTGGGACTCGCGCTGCTGGTGGTTCGCGGCCGGCCTCGGGGTCACCCTGCCGCACGCGCTGTGGCAGGCCTATGCCGGCGCCCGGGCGTACACCTTGGGCAACGGCGTCCCGCATCTGAGCGTCGTTGTCGCCGGAACGGTCGCGGCCTTCGCGCTGGCCCTCCTGGTTCGGGCCTTTCGCCGGGCATCCGAGCGGTTGCCGGTGGTGCTCGGCCGGCGGAGCTGGCAGTTCGGGCTCGGCTTCGCCCTGTGTGCCGTGGCCCTGGTCCTGCTGGTCGTCGGCTTCTTGCGTCCGGCGCTGTTCGGGGCCAACTACGGCTACTACGGGACCCGGCTGGTCCGGACCTACAACGAGCAGAACCTGCACCGCCTGTCCTGGTTCCTCACCCTGCCGGGGTTCGCGGTCGCCGGGCTCGGTCTCGCCCTGGTGGCCCTGCGTCCCTGGCGGGCCAGTCTCTGGCTGCCGATCGTGCCGTTCCTGCTGATCGCCCCGATCTACGTCTACGACTCCCGCAACTCCTCCCGGCTGATGTGGTGGGGGCGCCGCTACATCCCCGAGGTCGTGCCCGGGCTGATCCTGCTGATCGCGGTCGCCCTCGGCGCGGCGCTCGTCTGGCGCGGCCGCCGCGGCCGCTTGCTCGCGATCCCGGCCCTGGCGGTGATCGGCTTCCTGCTCGTGACCTACGTCGACCAGTCCCGGCCGCTGCGCCACCACAACGAGTTCGCCGGGTCGTTCCAGGTCAGCGCGGAGATCGCCGCCACGGCGGGCACCCGGACCGGGGTCTACCTCTTCGAGTTCCCCGCGGCCTTCCGCGGCTGCTGCGCCACTCCCGAATACCTGTTCGGCGGTGCGGTCTGGCTGGAGCGCAATCAGTACGCGGCGCTGCTGCCCACCGACCCGGCCGCGGACGGTGCGGCGGTCCGCCGGGTCGTGTCCGGCATGCCGTCCAACCCGGTGTTCGTGGTCTGGTCGGGCACCAGCGAACCCAGCCAGATCAACGGTGTCTCGCTCGTGCGTGTCCGGCACATCACCGCTGAACTGCCGATGTGGGAAGAGTCCTACATCCACCGGCCGAGCCGACCGCGGACGCCCGTCCTGATCGACTTCACCGTCTGGCATGTCGTCGGGACCTGACCGAGCCCGGTTAGGCGGCTGGGTGCCGAGTGTGCAATTTCCGACACGGGCCCACGCTTGGACGCCGGCAAGAGGCGTCGGAAATTGCACACTCGCGGCTGGTCACGCCGTATCGAGGGGTTCCTGGCGGGGGTTAGGCTTCGGCGTCGATGTCGCCCGCCCGAGGAGTTCGCGTACCGGTGAGTGTTCCCGAGCCGATGGACCCTGACTCGACCCGGGCTTTCAACCGCGCGGGCTGGGACGCGGAATCGGCGG
This sequence is a window from Mycobacteriales bacterium. Protein-coding genes within it:
- a CDS encoding ABC transporter permease; this encodes MASTTAQLRASAQSRLRWELLVGLVRKDLKIKYKDSTLGFAWSMLNPLVIMGVYYFVFVIALGSGITDFVVYLMSGLLAWNFFNGAVMTAVGSVSGNANLVKKVRFSLPVLPLSSVGFAFVHYVLQMTVFVVALLIAGYTKFLGPQLVLVLPAFAVLITFAIALSLLVSALNVRYRDVQHILEVAMLAWFWLTPIVYQAGQVARAVHHKSLLFRAFFLDPMATVVATFQRAIYANTGSATQIARGGAPLTRTMTLAAPGYLWYLEQCGLCLLISIALLLFGIRVFHRLQGDFAEEL